The DNA region aattctGCATTTTTTCTGTAGAAGGATGATAAACACTAAATGAATTATACTTCGACATTTTTCcatattaatactattagCAAGTTAAGTTCCATCTTCTCTGACGACGATGGAAACtaaatgaaattgaattaattaaatttatatatgtttataagtAACTACTCCGTAATAAAATAACggattaataattatccaaattataaaatatcattatacaAAATGGTGTTATACATAGTAAACAAAAGTATCATTAGCAATGCATAATATGTACTTCAATGTCCagttaaaaacgaaaaaaaacattttgcaAAAGCACggaaatatgcagccattcgcccggtagtacttgcgttttataattatatacataatttaattacagattttagatataatttcaGACATAGAtttcgaaaaatcttttttatagcaagtactaccgacccaggtcccaccgcgtggaggtaGCTGCATCTGGGGACCNNNNNNNNNNNNNNNNNNNNNNNNNNNNNNNNNNNNNNNNNNNNNNNNNNNNNNNNNNNNNNNNNNNNNNNNNNNNNNNNNNNNNNNNNNNNNNNNNNNNGACATACCCTCCCTGcatataataaagattatatgCAGAAAGGTTCCTTTAACTTCCGTGTAAAAATCCCTCGTTGATCCGTTCCACGGTCACCTaatctgaaacagaaaaagaataagagaagaaaagataaacatgtaaaaattacatttaaaattataattaataattaaataaactgaaaaaaaacaaatgtacaATTAATACTTccctgtaaaaatataatttcaccATGGTAGATCTCTCGATGATCTAACCTGAAAcagaagaaggataaagaaaaatgaaagaaacatatacagaaaagaaaacaatagaatatatataattgctagaagagaataatgaaatagaaatatatataatcgaaatattataattaatagaaatgcacagaataaatagaaatgtatacgataaatagaattgtataaatgaattttacgaTGATAGGACCTTCGATGATTCATCTTTCCAACATTCAACCTGATACAGAAAAAcggttaaagaagaagagaagaagaaaaggaaaacaagagaaaCCAAGATAAAGGGAAACAAAACACTAACTGATGCCGAGACGGCAGCCCGCTCAAAGGCCCACACCCGAGGGCCCCTCCCAAGGGTCCCACCCGAAAGaaactaaaataattaatcacaaataattatttcaattattatatagatatacgttcaagaaatatatatatagatatataatagaaaagttattttgtatttattatacagacaatttattttataatatttatattattttataatatttatttattaataatcattaatgaaaatgtatacgattaatataaatgtatataataaatagaaatgaaaacaataaatagGTAATATAACTtcatttcataaaaaagaaaagaaataagaaaagaaactgtgtgtgtttgtgaacattatttatgaaaaataaaattctaaatttaattccgtttatatttataagataaaatgaaaatgaaaagtgtTGAACTATAAGCTAAACGAATATTCCCTTTCCGTAACTCGTCGTAAAGAGAGAACTTGGTATGTTCGTTTTAGCTCCATGTGCACATTTTCAATTACCttaactcttctcttttacttacGAGGCGTGCGTATTACAAGTATTGAGATGTGGACTCGTTGAAATTCGTGGCAAGACTGCACCCACTGTCAAAGTCCATCCCCTTTTATCACTTCACGCGTGCCAGAGTATCCCCACCACTCCACTTGATTCTGAAACCATACAAGTTGTGTAGATTATTGAATGTATAAGTGatccaattatatatttacattgtcTATTCTGTATTTTCTGCGGAAGGCAAAAACTGTAATGtgtactcgtcgaaattcaaAACAAACTAAACTAGTAACTATCAAAGTTGTTCGAAGGCCCGCCTTTTTGTTGTCGCGGGTGGGAAAATATCACCATCACACTATTtcaatctaaaataaaataatctgcATAGAGTTTTGAAAGTATGAGCGATGTACTCATGTGCTTACATGAACTATTACTTGCGTGAATCGCGCCCTACGATAGATAACTTCGTGTTGCATTTATCGGTGTACAATTCAAAACTAATTTTGTAACTGTCACAGTTATTTGTAAACCcgattatattgatattatacgAGGCGAACTATTCCGAAATTAGTATTTTTGAGCATTgattttttgaattaaaattataataaatcaatatttttgatttgaaTCAAAAAATGTAAACCTTACAAGCAATGAGATAATCATTTGCTTCACGAAAACGAAACACCCACCATTGAAgcatttatatcaatatcagTATGtgtaatatgttttttttcttttgccgcAATGTTCAAAAAACATCAACGAAACTTTTTTCGGCAAAAATGTCAAAAACATTGTTTATGCCAACAGCAAATCCAGGCAAAATTTTTGACTGATTTTAATATCTGAGATCTCGTTGTAAAGATGTAAGTTTAGATGACTACATagctttttcaaatttttgaaGTAGCtttatatttatgcataaactattctcaaaaaaaacatcttttttgacacatcttttttcaaagaatataaagttttttcaaaaattcgataaagtCGTCTCCATTTTTAAACCTTCTTCATTTCTCAagtcttcattttttaaatgaagcTTTTTTCCTCAAAATCGGTTGTAAATTACacttattattgtttatagaCTCATTATTTATGGTGTAACCATCATAAAATCAGGTGTAATCGAAAgctttaaatattcaattgaTTTCTTTAACATAACCTAAATTTATAACGAAAGCGATTGAACACGTGTATTTGCGTTGACGCGCAGAGATCAAGATACTTTTTTATTggacataatttatatttaatttatacacAATTgtgattaagaaaaataaactataATTAGTGATATttctgaaaaatttcatagaattatgtctgaaacagaaaacaaagaaGTTTATATTGCATATGACTCGACTATGCcagaaacaaacgaaaataaaatcttcaaTTGTGCTTATTCGGATATTACAGATGATTCTAATGATAGTAAAAGTATATTACTGGAATCGgtaagatttaataattatattatagatacgaATGTATTTTATCCATTAAATAATGAAGCACACGAAACACATGAAGCATGTGATTCTACATCTGAAccgatagaagaaaataaatatcaaaaaataatccaTTCTGATAAAGCTATTACTAACATTGAATGTATTAGTACAGAACCTATTAATGATGACAAGGTTGAATGTATGGCTACAGAacttattataaatgataatgcTAAACATGTAGAAATTATTACTGAAGAAGCCAATAATCTTGGCATTCACATTTCTACCATGCATaaggataatataatttcacatAAAATACCAGATAACAAAACAACTTCATCTCTTTCTGCAATTGCTGTAGAATATGATTCTGATATAGATAATGAAGATAGTGTATACACTGATACAAATAAAAGTTTGCATCTTAATAAAAgtcaaaataatgaaaatatagaaatcttAAATTGTGAGAATACAAATGTGTATCGTGTAAAGAATGAACAGTTATCTAGTAAAGATAGTGATAGTGATAGTGATAGTGACAATGATGATTTTAGCAATAGTAGTGATTCATCGGTAATAGTTTTACCAAACGATTCAGATGAAAATAGTGACAGTGAAACAAAGAGGTAAGATAGTacttttttgaatatattgatttctaaaaaaaataaatatatttattctttatagaaataaactaaatgataaaaaacaatCTAAGGAAAAGGAACTAAAAAGTGAGTTAGATGATCTTCCTCCAATAGAAGATCTTAAAATATCTGTATCTGAAAACTCATGTGATTTAGTTGGAGAAGTGAGTGAAAGTTTAagtgttcttttttctatattaaaaaatagataataatttattatttttattaaaaaattttattttattttatataggttGCCTGGATGGTTGAACAATTAGTAGTTGTCCGTCCTAAAGCTAATAAACCAACTCTTAATTTAGATACTGttctttttattgataaaggaaaaagagcaTTAGGCAGGATATTTGATGTTTTTGGACGAGTTTCTGATCCACATTACTGTGTACGATTTAACAGTCCTGcacatataaaagaaaatgaaattagtaTTGGCATGGAGGTTTATTATTGTCCAAACTCGCCATATACATCTCTCGTCTTTTTACATGAATTAACTAAGtaagtattaaatattgaacTATTCTATTACATGTGCAGTGCTCcatctattaaattataatatataacattataataaattttattaattataatatattatataatatatcgtaatattaatattaattacaaaaaaatattaaattttataaattataaaattttataaatgtaatatattatgtaacaaTTGTTTAGAATGAAAGGTACTGATgctgttgatgatgatgaggcTCCAGATTTTtctgatgatgaagaagaaaggaaatattatgaaaatttaaaacagaagaaagtaaatgaaataattagttCAGAAGAGAATACTCCACATAAGCGAAGACGCAAGTCAAGTAagtcaaatatttcatttcttgtaATTACTATTTCTAACACTATCTCTTTTTACACGTAGTATCGAGTTGGCAGTCTAACCATCCTTGGAATAGAAAcatagtaaaaaattttaaaggaaGGAAATCTCATGTTAGGAAGAATGATAATTCTGCTATATCTAATTCATATAATTCACCATGGACATCATTtccatattttaataatttaaattacacATCTAATTTTCAACAAATGCATTCAACGCATAGTGGACTTTATGGATATATGCCCTATTCAAATAACTTGCAAACTAACAGTACAAATCAAAATTCCAATAAGTACAATATCAACCCTCAATGTATTAACATCAGCAGGAATGAAACAACAATACCAAACCCTAAAATCCCTTTTGAAATGCTTCCTAGGTTTCAATCTGCTGCATCAGTTAGTGTTAATAGACAGAATACATTTCCAACTCCAAATATAAGATATccacatacagatatatattgGCAATCACAAACTTCATATGTAACTTCacctttatcatttttacctccaccaccaccacctccacctccaccttccATAGAACAAAATCATGATACTTTACAATAACAATGTATTAAtgtcaaatgaaaataataaaattataaataaaaaatattgaagatcTAACCATAttaccatttttattaaatactagtattagtaaaatttctttactttgtataaatatttatatacaattttatgttTGCATATTAAACATAATGTATTCAAATGTTTTACCTCAATAgattaacataatattttgtggtttttttctatacagatttttatataatgtgtgAATAGATATTGTTTTAATGTGtgatatgtataattttataatcttaaaaTTGATAgcagataaaatatttcactaTATTTTGGGTATAAAAATTGAGAGTATAACTTTCACAATaagtatatttgtaaaaattaattattaaaagacataaaatatttttataataaaataaaattggtcATCCTGTCAAAAAAGTgtcatatttataattcaacATGTTAGGTTTGTCTAATTCTTTCTCAGCAATCATaatatcattctttatttcttttattaattcatctaaaaagatttgtttttatatatttaatgtttttacaatacataaaatataagagaaaataaaatttaatttacctATTGATgcaaaatctttctcttttcgtatatAACCAGTAACAATCACTTTAAGTTCCTTTCCATAAAAATCATTTGGAAAAGTTTCTAATATATGAACTTcctacaaaaaattattataaaattagattaatAAGTATgctatatatttcattatagttagattatatacacacgcacacgcgcgcacacacattgTTTACTACttacaaatgtttttttctcatttttataaaatggatTCCATCCAACACTTGTAaccattttatatatcttctttccaTCTAAAGCAGCCCAACCATAATATATACCAGTGTCAAAATCCTTAGGTAATGAATTAACAACGCATTCTGGAAAATTTGctgaaaaataagaatctcTGTTAGATTGttagaaacgaatgaaatagatatatatatttcaaaacgcGCGAAAATATTAGTAAGTAAAACTTTCGCTAGATGTCATCGATATAAACggcaaattttttaaatctttattcgtaatattgcAGAGATAACGCATTAAGATGATTACGTTATAAAAGCTTATTGTAGATAACTATTAAAAGATCTTCAATATTAGAGATATCGTAACATATTAacatatcgaaataattttcacagGTCATTTATAATAGggtaattgaattaaaatttctatacatttatttaatttaatgcaacttgtgtatatgtatctattattatatgtatttatatttgttattatatgtatatatattatataatatataatgaattacattattttcaataaaacaaagaatggATTGTATAAAAGTGtccttatattttaaaaaccagaaatatttcaatttcgatAAGTTAAtccgttttttcctttttacattataataatttaaattattagtatatatatatatatatatatatatatatatatatgggattttaaatgtataaattgaTACCTGTAGGAATGCCTAATGCTTTTGAGCCTCTACCAAAACCTCGCACCACCATACCAGATACAAAACATGGTAATATTTTATCACTCATCTCACGTATCTATGTTTCTCAGATTCGTGCCACGAAGTAATCTTCGGCAAGCGGGTATATAACGCTACagtaaataaaacaaatatattcaatttttctttatcattgagaatattcatataattgtTAGAGTAAACTTTTTATTCACTATAAAATCACTATTgattctcgattttttttaataatactacgTGGCAATGAGGACATGAGTAACTGTGATGAgttaatatgtacatatgtagtCTTTTTTAATAGCTACTTTTATCTATGAATGAATGCATATAATTGACTCAAATATTCGTACAGTACTACCaatataaacgtaatattaattatttgttgttCAAAGATATATCATATCTTATCAAGTATATTGATTTAatgattttcataaattttaagtgattacataaaatataccGAGTTTATTAActacattgaaataaatatgtcggaaaagaaaccaaaaataattgtttttgaCTTAGGTtagaatacatatttttattaaacaaaaatattctattattatttcttcttaccattattttattttcagattATACATTATGGCCTTTTTGGGTTGATACACATGTAACACCTCCATTTATAAAACGGtttgttttattgaaattatgtaGTTGTTTTACTGTGATATACTAACCACGTGTCTTTAATATTCTCTGTGGTGTTTTTGCACAAGtacttttacataaaaataaatatgattcaATATTAGATGCAACATATTTtaggaaaaaagatgaaatagtGGATGCACATGGTCAGATTATACGTCATTACAAAGATGTACCTGATATACTAAACAAATTATCAGAGGAAGGATATGAACTTGGTGTAGCATCACGTACTTCAGAAATCAAAGGTGCTAAACAATTGTTAAACTTACTAGATTgggagaaatattttaaatataaagagatataTCCAGGTTCCAAAACAACTCATTTTTCACAGTAAGttctgtaaaatattaaaatacatatgccatgaatatatttgtaactaaaacaaaaaaaaatatcgattaatttaattttttttaggattaaaaaattatctaatgtTGAATATAAAGATATGATGTTTTTTGATGATGAACAAAGAAACATATCTGATTTAAATAAAGTAGGAGTGTTGTCTATATTAGTTAAAAATGGTATGACACATGAAGTTATAGATcatggattaaaaaaattttccaaattataattactgtatattttgaaacatcatattgtaaataatactgtatatacatattttaagcagcaatttatatattacgtataactTCAttcttatcgtttaaaatatatgatataaatatatcagtttaagaaaacataataatataaattttcttttactgtaTTTTTACAAAGTATGATCAATACAAATTATTTGCCATTGTAT from Vespula pensylvanica isolate Volc-1 chromosome 12, ASM1446617v1, whole genome shotgun sequence includes:
- the LOC122633382 gene encoding H/ACA ribonucleoprotein complex non-core subunit NAF1 encodes the protein MSETENKEVYIAYDSTMPETNENKIFNCAYSDITDDSNDSKSILLESVRFNNYIIDTNVFYPLNNEAHETHEACDSTSEPIEENKYQKIIHSDKAITNIECISTEPINDDKVECMATELIINDNAKHVEIITEEANNLGIHISTMHKDNIISHKIPDNKTTSSLSAIAVEYDSDIDNEDSVYTDTNKSLHLNKSQNNENIEILNCENTNVYRVKNEQLSSKDSDSDSDSDNDDFSNSSDSSVIVLPNDSDENSDSETKRNKLNDKKQSKEKELKSELDDLPPIEDLKISVSENSCDLVGEVAWMVEQLVVVRPKANKPTLNLDTVLFIDKGKRALGRIFDVFGRVSDPHYCVRFNSPAHIKENEISIGMEVYYCPNSPYTSLVFLHELTKMKGTDAVDDDEAPDFSDDEEERKYYENLKQKKVNEIISSEENTPHKRRRKSISSWQSNHPWNRNIVKNFKGRKSHVRKNDNSAISNSYNSPWTSFPYFNNLNYTSNFQQMHSTHSGLYGYMPYSNNLQTNSTNQNSNKYNINPQCINISRNETTIPNPKIPFEMLPRFQSAASVSVNRQNTFPTPNIRYPHTDIYWQSQTSYVTSPLSFLPPPPPPPPPPSIEQNHDTLQ
- the LOC122633390 gene encoding riboflavin kinase, translating into MSDKILPCFVSGMVVRGFGRGSKALGIPTANFPECVVNSLPKDFDTGIYYGWAALDGKKIYKMVTSVGWNPFYKNEKKTFEVHILETFPNDFYGKELKVIVTGYIRKEKDFASIDELIKEIKNDIMIAEKELDKPNMLNYKYDTFLTG
- the LOC122633388 gene encoding magnesium-dependent phosphatase 1-like, producing the protein MSEKKPKIIVFDLDYTLWPFWVDTHVTPPFIKRKKDEIVDAHGQIIRHYKDVPDILNKLSEEGYELGVASRTSEIKGAKQLLNLLDWEKYFKYKEIYPGSKTTHFSQIKKLSNVEYKDMMFFDDEQRNISDLNKVGVLSILVKNGMTHEVIDHGLKKFSKL